The following are from one region of the Bacillus sp. BGMRC 2118 genome:
- the hisH gene encoding imidazole glycerol phosphate synthase subunit HisH yields the protein MIGIIDYGMGNLFSVSKALERLNYEYIISGDPEELAKADGLLLPGVGSFKDAMHSLNESGLTTFINEQVSSGKPLLGICLGMQLLFEESEENGETKGLGLIQGRVVRFRGENEQGILYKVPHMGWNELTYHRNSPLLSGVEQGYVYFVHSYYVNTQDQQVVVASSEYDVDVPAIVEKGNVFGAQFHPEKSGDLGITLLQNFAKIVEKGRE from the coding sequence ATGATCGGTATTATCGATTATGGAATGGGTAATTTATTTAGCGTCAGTAAAGCACTTGAGAGGTTGAATTATGAATATATCATTTCCGGAGACCCGGAGGAATTAGCAAAAGCTGACGGACTGCTATTACCAGGTGTCGGTTCGTTTAAGGATGCAATGCATAGTTTAAACGAGTCAGGCTTAACGACGTTTATTAATGAGCAAGTCTCATCAGGAAAGCCTTTACTCGGTATTTGCTTAGGTATGCAGCTGTTATTTGAAGAAAGTGAAGAAAATGGTGAAACGAAGGGTCTTGGTCTCATACAAGGACGTGTTGTCCGATTTCGCGGGGAAAATGAACAAGGCATTTTGTATAAAGTACCACACATGGGTTGGAACGAATTAACGTACCATCGTAACAGTCCTCTTTTGTCAGGAGTAGAGCAAGGCTATGTTTATTTCGTGCATTCCTATTATGTGAATACACAGGATCAACAGGTGGTTGTTGCTTCCAGCGAATATGATGTGGATGTTCCGGCAATTGTTGAAAAAGGAAATGTATTTGGTGCACAATTCCATCCAGAGAAAAGTGGAGACTTAGGGATTACATTGCTTCAAAACTTTGCGAAAATCGTGGAAAAGGGGAGAGAATAG
- the hisB gene encoding imidazoleglycerol-phosphate dehydratase HisB gives MTNVREAVIERNTNETQIKLNFAIDGEGQSSLDTSVPFMNHMLDLFTKHGQFNLTVDANGDIEIDDHHTTEDIGICLGIALKEALGDKKGIKRYGNAFVPMDEALAQVVVDLSNRPHLEFRAQFPSQKVGTFDTELVHEFLWKLALEARMNLHVIVHYGQNTHHIIEAIFKALGRALDEATTIDPRIKGVPSTKGML, from the coding sequence ATGACAAACGTACGCGAGGCTGTTATAGAACGAAATACAAATGAAACACAAATTAAGCTGAACTTTGCCATTGATGGAGAAGGACAATCATCCCTGGATACAAGCGTTCCATTTATGAATCATATGCTTGATTTATTTACGAAGCACGGACAATTTAATCTAACTGTGGATGCAAATGGAGACATTGAAATCGATGACCATCATACAACAGAGGATATCGGTATCTGTCTAGGAATTGCCTTAAAGGAAGCACTTGGAGATAAAAAAGGAATTAAACGATACGGCAATGCCTTTGTCCCAATGGATGAAGCACTTGCACAAGTAGTCGTAGATTTAAGCAATCGACCACACTTAGAATTTCGTGCGCAATTTCCAAGTCAAAAGGTAGGTACCTTTGATACAGAGCTTGTCCATGAATTTTTATGGAAGCTGGCATTAGAAGCGAGAATGAATCTTCATGTGATCGTACATTATGGTCAAAATACTCATCACATTATCGAAGCCATTTTTAAAGCGCTTGGTCGTGCATTAGATGAGGCGACAACGATTGACCCACGAATTAAGGGGGTTCCATCTACGAAGGGAATGTTATAA
- the hisD gene encoding histidinol dehydrogenase has protein sequence MNIIENPEAATLKRTIEQGTEEQLLTVVDIIASVRRGGDETLFSLTEKFDGVKLNDLRVTEEEITFAYKELGEEMLEIIREASQNIRSYHERQRRESWIATEENGTILGQKITPLDSVGVYVPGGLAAYPSSVLMNVIPALVAGVGRIVMVSPPGLNGSLPAGVVVAAAELGVQEIYKVGGAQAIAALAYGTESIKKVDKIVGPGNIYVALAKREVYGTVAIDMIAGPSEIVVLADETARPEEVAADLLSQAEHDERASSVLVTTSLSFAEQVKTEVEKQLETLPKKEIAEKSIEDYGAIYVTDTVDEAVDLVNELAPEHLEIMTEDPMTLLGKIRHAGAIFLGRYSTEPIGDYFAGPNHVLPTNGTARFSSPLNVDEFTKKSSIISYSKQAMLENGHKVAAFARLEGLEAHARAVEYRLEDTK, from the coding sequence GTGAACATTATCGAAAATCCAGAGGCAGCTACATTGAAAAGAACAATTGAACAAGGAACAGAGGAGCAGCTGCTTACCGTAGTCGATATTATCGCTTCCGTTCGTCGGGGCGGTGATGAGACACTGTTTTCCCTAACTGAAAAGTTTGATGGAGTAAAGCTTAACGACCTACGAGTGACAGAAGAGGAAATCACTTTTGCATACAAAGAACTTGGTGAAGAAATGCTGGAAATTATCCGTGAGGCTTCTCAAAATATTAGAAGCTATCATGAGCGTCAAAGACGAGAATCATGGATTGCGACAGAGGAAAATGGAACGATTCTTGGACAAAAAATTACGCCGCTAGACTCGGTCGGTGTGTATGTACCTGGTGGTTTGGCCGCATACCCTTCTTCTGTTTTGATGAATGTTATACCTGCATTAGTTGCAGGTGTGGGGAGAATTGTCATGGTTTCACCCCCAGGACTGAATGGTTCGTTACCAGCGGGTGTCGTTGTTGCAGCTGCAGAGTTAGGCGTACAAGAGATTTACAAAGTCGGAGGCGCACAAGCAATAGCTGCGTTAGCTTACGGAACAGAAAGTATTAAGAAAGTTGATAAGATTGTAGGCCCAGGAAACATTTATGTCGCCCTTGCCAAGCGAGAGGTATATGGAACGGTTGCCATTGATATGATTGCTGGTCCAAGTGAAATTGTCGTGTTAGCAGATGAAACAGCCAGACCCGAGGAGGTTGCTGCAGACTTACTATCACAAGCTGAGCATGATGAGCGAGCATCCAGTGTCCTTGTCACAACGTCTCTTTCCTTTGCTGAACAAGTGAAAACTGAAGTAGAAAAACAGCTGGAAACTCTTCCGAAAAAAGAAATTGCCGAAAAATCCATTGAAGACTATGGTGCAATCTACGTCACCGATACAGTAGATGAAGCTGTTGACTTAGTCAATGAATTAGCACCAGAACACCTGGAAATTATGACAGAGGACCCGATGACTCTATTGGGGAAAATCCGTCATGCAGGTGCCATTTTCCTGGGGCGTTACAGCACAGAGCCGATTGGTGATTATTTTGCCGGACCGAATCATGTGCTGCCAACGAATGGAACAGCACGATTTTCAAGTCCTTTAAATGTCGATGAATTTACGAAAAAATCAAGCATCATTTCCTATAGCAAGCAAGCAATGCTAGAAAATGGTCATAAGGTAGCAGCCTTCGCTAGATTAGAAGGATTGGAAGCACATGCGAGAGCAGTAGAATACCGATTGGAGGATACAAAATGA
- a CDS encoding ATP phosphoribosyltransferase, which yields MPKGRIFEEAAELLRKAGYPLPLEFDESRKLILSIEEANMKFILAKPMDVVTYVEHGVADVGIAGKDVMLEEERDVYEVLDLNISKCYLAVAGLPNAKLQDVAPKVATKYPNVASSYFREQGEQVEIIKLNGSIELAPLIGLADRIVDIVSSGQTLKENGLVELERMVDITTRVIVNPVSYRVKHEMIDELVERLSEVVSRGGEKQ from the coding sequence ATGCCAAAGGGAAGAATTTTTGAAGAAGCAGCAGAGCTCTTGCGAAAAGCAGGCTATCCACTTCCTCTGGAATTTGATGAATCTCGTAAACTTATTTTATCGATAGAAGAAGCGAACATGAAGTTTATTTTAGCGAAGCCGATGGATGTTGTCACATACGTTGAGCATGGAGTAGCAGATGTCGGAATTGCTGGTAAAGACGTGATGCTTGAGGAAGAGCGAGATGTGTATGAAGTGCTCGACTTGAATATAAGCAAGTGTTATCTCGCGGTCGCAGGACTACCGAATGCAAAGCTACAGGATGTTGCCCCAAAAGTAGCGACGAAGTATCCAAATGTAGCATCAAGCTATTTCCGAGAACAAGGAGAACAGGTTGAAATTATTAAGCTAAATGGGTCCATTGAATTGGCACCATTAATCGGGTTGGCTGACCGAATTGTAGACATTGTTTCTAGTGGACAGACATTAAAGGAAAACGGGTTAGTAGAACTAGAGAGAATGGTAGATATTACAACGAGAGTCATCGTGAATCCAGTGAGCTATCGTGTCAAACATGAGATGATTGATGAGTTAGTCGAGAGGTTATCAGAAGTAGTCTCAAGGGGAGGAGAGAAGCAGTGA
- a CDS encoding ATP phosphoribosyltransferase regulatory subunit: MFEKPVGMRDTLPLLYKRKQEVRSRVAGVMEGYGYEFLETPTLEFYETVGEASAILDQQLFKLMDQQGYSLVLRPDMTAPIARLAASRLYTGGYPLRLAYSTNVFRAQQREGGRPAEFEHIGVELIGDQTASADAEVITLLIDSLQEAGLSEFTVALGHVGFVNALFLEILGTEERASEIRRFLYEKNYVGYREHIKGLTLSSIDKEKLLALMQLRGKENVINLARELVQGEKALKALKELEDVVKALEVSGVMSAVKLDLNLVSHMSYYTGVVFEGYSANVGYPICSGGRYDQLLAKFDRPAAATGFAIRMDYLLEAIPEFQETNSIECVIFSEERRKEALAYVSEKREQGKKLIMQEISGVEHIDSYTNRFTEVTYLIGAAGRDSR, encoded by the coding sequence ATGTTTGAAAAGCCTGTTGGCATGAGGGATACATTACCTCTTTTATATAAACGGAAACAAGAAGTGCGAAGTAGAGTGGCGGGTGTGATGGAGGGCTATGGCTATGAGTTCTTAGAGACTCCAACTCTAGAATTTTATGAGACGGTTGGTGAGGCGTCGGCGATATTAGATCAGCAACTGTTTAAGTTAATGGATCAACAAGGCTACTCGCTTGTGTTACGACCGGATATGACGGCTCCGATTGCAAGACTTGCTGCATCGAGGCTTTATACAGGTGGTTATCCACTCAGACTTGCTTATTCGACGAATGTGTTTCGTGCGCAGCAACGTGAAGGTGGAAGACCGGCAGAGTTTGAACATATCGGTGTTGAGTTAATTGGTGATCAAACAGCAAGTGCAGATGCTGAAGTAATTACGTTATTGATTGATTCACTGCAAGAAGCAGGGTTATCAGAGTTTACGGTTGCACTTGGTCATGTTGGTTTTGTGAATGCATTATTTCTTGAAATACTAGGCACAGAAGAACGTGCCTCTGAAATCAGAAGATTTTTATATGAAAAAAATTATGTAGGGTACCGAGAGCATATTAAAGGGCTAACCCTATCATCGATTGATAAAGAAAAGTTACTTGCTCTTATGCAGCTCAGGGGCAAAGAAAATGTCATCAACCTGGCAAGAGAGCTTGTGCAAGGAGAAAAGGCTTTAAAGGCATTGAAGGAATTAGAGGATGTCGTGAAAGCTCTTGAAGTAAGTGGAGTGATGAGTGCAGTCAAACTAGACTTAAATCTCGTCTCACATATGAGCTACTACACAGGTGTTGTATTTGAGGGGTATTCGGCCAACGTTGGTTACCCAATATGCTCAGGTGGAAGATATGATCAATTGTTAGCAAAATTTGATCGCCCGGCAGCCGCTACAGGCTTTGCGATTCGGATGGACTACTTACTAGAAGCAATACCAGAATTCCAAGAAACAAACTCCATCGAATGTGTCATTTTTAGTGAGGAACGAAGAAAGGAAGCTTTAGCATATGTTTCAGAGAAAAGGGAGCAAGGTAAAAAGCTTATTATGCAGGAGATCTCAGGTGTCGAACATATCGATTCATATACTAATAGATTTACCGAAGTAACGTATTTAATTGGAGCTGCAGGGAGGGACAGTCGTTGA
- a CDS encoding acetyltransferase: MRRTERFPVKESNSLWHIYKTVPFWKVVKNFIVIQVARYTPFLPVKNWLYRNFLGMKVGDQTAFALMVMLDIMFPEKISVGENTVIGYNTTILAHEYLIKEYRLGDVEIGSGVMIGANTTILPGVVIGDGAIVSAGTLVHRDVPPGAFVGGNPMQVIYTKEEMEQREKENPLATNK; this comes from the coding sequence GTGAGAAGAACTGAACGTTTTCCAGTTAAAGAATCAAATTCATTATGGCACATTTATAAAACAGTTCCGTTTTGGAAGGTTGTTAAAAACTTTATCGTGATCCAGGTAGCGCGATATACACCGTTCTTGCCGGTGAAAAATTGGCTGTATCGAAATTTCCTTGGTATGAAGGTTGGCGACCAGACAGCCTTCGCATTAATGGTCATGCTTGATATTATGTTTCCAGAGAAAATCAGCGTGGGGGAGAATACCGTAATCGGCTACAACACAACGATTCTTGCTCATGAATATTTAATTAAAGAATACCGCCTTGGCGATGTTGAAATCGGCAGTGGAGTCATGATTGGCGCGAATACAACGATCCTGCCAGGTGTTGTCATCGGCGATGGAGCTATCGTATCAGCTGGCACCCTCGTCCACCGTGACGTTCCTCCTGGAGCCTTCGTTGGCGGTAACCCAATGCAAGTCATCTACACAAAAGAAGAAATGGAACAACGAGAAAAAGAAAACCCGTTAGCTACAAACAAGTAA
- the ppaX gene encoding pyrophosphatase PpaX, giving the protein MKVNTLLFDLDGTLIDTNELIIASFLHTLEHYYPGLYKREDAIQYIGPPLYDTFVAIDESRVQEMIDTYRTHNLSHHDELVTEFEGVYETIETLHKKGYKLGIVTTKLRNTVNMGLKLTKLDQFFDIVVTLDDVEHAKPHPEPVEKALALLDAKPEEAIMVGDNYHDIEAGQNAGTLTAGVAWSLKGIEFLETYNPDYMLHNMRDLLAILEENESEKN; this is encoded by the coding sequence ATGAAGGTTAATACTTTATTATTTGATTTAGATGGAACTTTAATTGATACAAATGAATTAATTATTGCTTCATTTTTACACACGTTAGAGCATTATTATCCGGGTCTTTATAAACGAGAGGACGCGATTCAGTATATTGGACCTCCTCTGTATGATACGTTTGTGGCCATTGATGAAAGCCGTGTACAGGAAATGATTGATACGTATCGTACACATAACTTATCTCATCATGATGAGTTGGTTACAGAGTTTGAGGGTGTATATGAAACAATTGAAACTCTTCATAAAAAGGGCTATAAGCTTGGTATTGTGACCACAAAGCTTAGGAACACAGTGAACATGGGATTAAAGCTCACAAAGCTGGATCAGTTTTTTGATATTGTTGTAACACTGGATGATGTGGAGCATGCGAAGCCTCATCCAGAGCCGGTTGAAAAGGCGTTAGCTTTGTTAGATGCAAAGCCTGAGGAAGCGATTATGGTTGGAGATAACTATCATGATATTGAAGCAGGGCAAAATGCCGGTACGCTGACGGCAGGAGTTGCGTGGTCATTAAAGGGAATTGAATTCCTGGAAACGTACAATCCAGATTATATGCTTCATAATATGAGAGACTTATTGGCCATTTTAGAGGAGAACGAAAGTGAGAAGAACTGA
- a CDS encoding prolipoprotein diacylglyceryl transferase, whose translation MEGNIPQLDRVFLELGPFTIYWYGVIIGTGAMLGLWLAVRESQRRGLNKEVFVDLVLWAIPIAILSARAYYVLFKLDYYLDHPGKIFAIWEGGLAIHGGLIGAIVTAVVFTRKRGISFWKVADIGAPSIILGQAIGRWGNFMNQEAHGGEVTRQFLEGLHLPNFIVNQMYINGVYYHPTFLYESLWNIVGFVILLLLRRVNLRRGELFLTYVMWYSVGRFFIEGLRTDSLMLTETLRIAQVISIGLFLLALGLLIFRRVKGLSNKRYLDVANN comes from the coding sequence ATGGAAGGGAATATCCCTCAACTGGACCGGGTCTTTTTAGAGTTAGGTCCATTCACAATTTACTGGTATGGTGTAATTATTGGAACGGGGGCAATGCTTGGCTTATGGCTTGCGGTTCGTGAATCACAACGAAGAGGACTTAATAAAGAAGTATTTGTTGATTTAGTGTTATGGGCAATACCCATTGCAATTCTTTCAGCTAGAGCCTATTATGTGCTGTTTAAGCTGGATTATTATCTTGATCATCCTGGGAAAATCTTTGCAATATGGGAAGGTGGATTAGCGATTCACGGTGGTCTCATCGGAGCCATTGTGACAGCGGTCGTGTTTACAAGAAAGCGTGGAATCTCTTTCTGGAAGGTTGCCGATATTGGTGCGCCGAGTATTATTTTAGGGCAAGCAATTGGCCGCTGGGGAAATTTTATGAACCAGGAAGCTCACGGTGGGGAAGTAACACGACAGTTTCTAGAGGGCCTTCATTTACCTAACTTTATTGTGAATCAAATGTATATCAATGGTGTGTATTATCACCCAACGTTCTTATATGAATCGTTATGGAATATCGTTGGGTTTGTCATACTCCTCCTGTTGCGCCGCGTAAACTTACGTCGTGGGGAATTATTCCTAACTTATGTGATGTGGTATTCAGTCGGTCGCTTCTTTATTGAAGGGTTGCGAACAGACAGTTTAATGCTGACAGAGACATTGCGTATTGCACAGGTCATTTCGATCGGACTATTTTTACTGGCATTAGGTTTGCTTATTTTTAGACGCGTAAAAGGACTTTCAAATAAAAGATATCTAGATGTAGCCAACAACTAG
- a CDS encoding HPr kinase/phosphorylase, with translation MVKVRTKDLIEKFQLEVVCGKEGINRPITTSDISRPGIEMAGYFAYYPAERIQLLGKTEMSFFEQLSPDEKKDRMDKLCTDITPGIIISRDFEVPQELVDAAEREAVPVIRSAMKTTRLSSRLTNYLEGMLAPTTAIHGVLVDIYGVGVLITGKSGVGKSETALELVKRGHRLVADDCVEIRQEDQDTLVGSAPELIQHLLEIRGVGIINVMTLFGAGAVRSYKRITLVVNLELWDQTKQYDRLGLDDEKIKIIDTDITRLTLPVRPGRNLSVLIEVAAMNYRLKNMGINAAEQFSNKLTGVIDDGENEDM, from the coding sequence ATGGTGAAGGTTCGGACAAAGGATTTAATTGAAAAGTTTCAGCTAGAGGTTGTTTGTGGGAAAGAAGGGATTAACAGGCCGATTACGACAAGTGATATTTCTCGGCCGGGTATTGAAATGGCTGGCTATTTTGCGTATTATCCAGCAGAACGAATTCAATTACTCGGTAAAACAGAGATGTCTTTTTTTGAACAGCTATCTCCTGATGAGAAGAAAGATCGTATGGATAAGCTTTGTACAGATATAACCCCTGGTATCATTATCTCAAGAGACTTTGAGGTTCCTCAGGAATTAGTTGATGCTGCAGAGCGTGAAGCAGTGCCGGTTATCCGTTCGGCCATGAAAACAACACGATTATCTAGTAGATTAACGAACTATCTTGAAGGTATGCTTGCTCCGACTACTGCTATACATGGAGTTCTTGTTGATATTTATGGCGTTGGTGTGTTGATTACTGGGAAAAGCGGTGTTGGGAAAAGTGAAACAGCCCTCGAGCTGGTGAAGCGTGGACATCGTCTTGTTGCAGATGACTGTGTTGAAATTAGACAGGAAGATCAAGACACATTAGTTGGAAGTGCACCAGAATTAATTCAGCATCTACTTGAAATTCGCGGTGTCGGCATTATTAATGTCATGACACTGTTTGGAGCAGGAGCAGTACGGTCTTATAAACGAATCACACTTGTTGTAAACTTAGAGCTATGGGATCAAACGAAACAATATGATCGTTTAGGACTGGATGATGAAAAAATAAAAATCATTGATACAGACATTACAAGGTTGACGCTTCCAGTACGACCAGGTCGTAACTTGTCTGTGTTAATCGAGGTTGCAGCAATGAATTATCGTTTAAAAAATATGGGGATTAATGCTGCAGAGCAATTTTCAAATAAATTAACAGGCGTCATAGATGATGGAGAAAATGAAGATATGTAA
- a CDS encoding phage holin family protein — MKWLLSILVNSLVLIVVAGYFESFHIEGVGAAIVASFILSILNVIVKPILIVLTLPVTLLSLGLFLFIINAITLWMTQSLMGDSFVIESFGMAVLAAIVISILNLLIQKVIIEPLAEKKK, encoded by the coding sequence ATGAAATGGCTTTTGTCCATTTTAGTAAATAGCTTAGTGTTAATCGTGGTGGCTGGTTATTTTGAATCGTTTCATATAGAGGGTGTAGGTGCAGCTATTGTTGCAAGCTTCATTCTATCGATCTTAAATGTAATTGTTAAGCCCATCTTAATTGTGCTAACGTTGCCCGTCACCTTGTTATCTCTTGGCTTGTTTCTATTTATTATCAATGCGATTACACTATGGATGACACAGTCGTTAATGGGCGATTCGTTCGTGATTGAAAGTTTTGGCATGGCAGTATTGGCTGCAATTGTCATTTCGATTTTGAATTTGCTCATCCAAAAGGTGATTATTGAGCCATTGGCGGAGAAGAAAAAATAA
- a CDS encoding PspC domain-containing protein: protein MKKLYRSRKDRKISGSIGGLAEYTGIDAALLRILFVIGALISFGTFLLVYIVWMLVVPNEEDVVH, encoded by the coding sequence ATGAAAAAGTTATATCGTTCAAGAAAAGACAGGAAAATTTCGGGTTCTATCGGTGGATTAGCTGAATATACGGGTATAGATGCTGCACTTTTACGTATCTTATTTGTAATAGGTGCTTTGATAAGCTTTGGGACGTTCTTGCTCGTCTATATCGTTTGGATGCTGGTCGTGCCAAATGAGGAGGATGTGGTGCATTAA
- a CDS encoding DUF4097 domain-containing protein → MTEERKRILKMIEDGKLSAEQALPLLEALEQDSQKSEQKEEMLLHELSTHVNWDEGTQQTKGKTHKTVKTSVLDFLDQAVKKIKDFDLDFNFGSSVSVSHIFQYSDVYLTDIDIDVANGSIQMFPWNERDVRVECEAKVYQVQSEDEARRSFLQDVLFSIEGGKLKYAVQKKKMKVDAKIYIPEAQYERISIRLFNGRIDGEGIRVQDFKAKTANGKITATRFDTNKFEVETANGHITVSELNTKKVEAETINGTITISGSYEKADIQSFNGNVICTVETPLCETVLIKSTTGNVDVIVPRNRHILGELKSNVGSFRCDLNHVVKKEEKSEIVQKYLKFEANALESGQPLFIDGDTKTGSILIKEVE, encoded by the coding sequence ATTACTGAAGAGCGAAAGCGCATATTGAAAATGATTGAAGACGGAAAATTGTCTGCAGAACAGGCGTTACCGTTATTAGAAGCATTAGAACAAGACAGCCAAAAAAGTGAGCAGAAGGAAGAAATGCTCTTGCATGAGCTCTCTACTCATGTGAATTGGGATGAAGGAACGCAACAAACAAAAGGAAAAACACATAAAACGGTGAAAACCTCCGTACTCGATTTTCTCGATCAAGCTGTGAAAAAAATAAAGGATTTTGATCTAGACTTTAATTTTGGTTCTTCGGTATCGGTTTCTCATATCTTTCAGTATTCTGATGTGTATTTAACTGATATTGATATAGATGTAGCAAATGGAAGTATTCAAATGTTTCCGTGGAATGAGCGTGATGTCAGAGTAGAATGTGAGGCGAAAGTTTACCAGGTGCAGTCAGAGGATGAGGCAAGACGTTCCTTCCTGCAGGATGTCCTCTTTTCCATTGAAGGCGGAAAACTAAAATATGCTGTACAGAAGAAAAAAATGAAGGTTGATGCAAAAATTTATATACCAGAGGCGCAATATGAGCGTATTTCTATTCGATTATTTAATGGTCGCATTGACGGAGAAGGAATTCGCGTACAAGACTTTAAAGCAAAAACAGCAAATGGGAAGATAACAGCGACCCGATTTGACACCAATAAATTCGAAGTGGAAACAGCGAATGGTCATATTACTGTAAGTGAATTAAATACAAAAAAAGTAGAAGCGGAAACAATCAATGGAACGATTACCATTAGTGGTTCCTATGAAAAGGCGGACATCCAAAGCTTTAATGGAAATGTTATTTGTACAGTGGAAACGCCACTTTGTGAGACGGTCTTAATTAAATCGACAACCGGCAATGTAGATGTAATCGTACCGCGAAACAGACACATTCTAGGTGAGTTGAAGTCAAATGTCGGAAGCTTCCGTTGTGACTTGAATCATGTTGTAAAGAAAGAAGAAAAGTCAGAGATTGTCCAAAAGTATTTGAAGTTTGAGGCGAATGCTTTAGAAAGCGGTCAGCCATTATTTATTGATGGAGATACAAAAACAGGGTCGATTTTAATAAAAGAGGTGGAGTAA